In Passer domesticus isolate bPasDom1 chromosome 1, bPasDom1.hap1, whole genome shotgun sequence, one DNA window encodes the following:
- the LOC135304384 gene encoding ovalbumin-related protein Y-like codes for MGSISAANAEFCFDVFKEVKIYRSHDNVLFSSLSMLSTLALVYMGARGKTQSQMEKVLHFDNVTRDGDISDSQCGPAESIHKTFKDLLSDISRQNATNSLRIGDRLYFEKTYPILEEYIKCAKKFYQAELEEVDFKTAAEEARKRINSWVEKETNGRIQDFLVSDSVDVNTALVFVNVIYFKGIWKTAFKEEYTWEEPFNVTEQESRPVQMMHQNGTFRVGRVAEDKIKVLELPYASGELSLLVLLPDDISGLAQIENKISYEKLLEWTSPKVMEKKRVKVYLPRMKIEEKYNLTSVLTSLGMTDLFSPSANLSGISSAEGLRVSEAIHEAYMEVNEEGTEAGGSEVVTGDIQPSSEFEEFKADHPFLFLVKHNPSDMMLIFGRYCSP; via the exons ATGGGCTCCATCAGTGCAGCAAATGCAGAATTTTGTTTTGATGTATTCAAAGAGGTGAAAATCTACCGCAGCCATGACAACGTGCTCTTTTCCTCCCTGAGCATGCTTTCAACCCTGGCCCTGGTGTATATGGGAGCAAGGGGTAAGACTCAATCCCAGATGGAGAAG GTTCTTCACTTTGATAATGTTACAAGAGATGGAGACATTTCTGACTCTCAG TGCGGCCCTGCTGAGTCCATCCACAAAACATTCAAGGATCTCCTCTCAGACATCAGCAGGCAAAATGCTACTAACTCGCTCAGGATTGGTGACAGACTCTATTTTGAAAAAACTTACCCTATTCTTGAG GAATATATAAAGTGTGCAAAGAAATTCTACCAAGCAGAGCTGGAAGAAGTTGACTTCAAAACAGCTGCAGAGGAAGCAAGAAAGCGCATTAATTCCTGGGTGGAGAAGGAGACAAATG GACGGATCCAAGACTTCCTTGTGTCAGACTCTGTTGATGTCAATACTGCGCTGGTCTTTGTGAATGTCATTTACTTCAAAGGGATATGGAAAACTGCATTTAAAGAAGAATACACTTGGGAAGAGCCTTTCAATGTGACTGAG CAAGAGAGCAGACCCGTGCAAATGATGCATCAGAACGGCACCTTCAGAGTGGGAAGAGTGGCTGAAGATAAAATTAAGGTCCTGGAGCTTCCCTATGCCAGCGGAGAGCTGAGCCTGTTGGTGCTGCTGCCTGATGACATCTCTGGCCTGGCACAG ATTGAGAACAAAATCAGCTATGAAAAACTCCTGGAATGGACCAGTCCCAAGGTGATGGAAAAGAAGAGAGTAAAAGTGTACCTCCCACGCATGAAGATTGAGGAGAAATATAACCTCACATCTGTCCTGACGTCCTTGGGTATGACCGACCTGTTCAGCCCCTCAGCCAACCTCTCTGGCATCTCTTCAGCAGAGGGCCTGAGGGTGTCTGAGGCCATCCACGAGGCATACATGGAAGTCAATGAAGAGGGTACAGAGGCAGGTGGCTCAGAGGTGGTGACTGGAGACATCCAACCTTCCTCTGAGTTTGAAGAGTTCAAGGCTGACCACCCATTCCTTTTCTTGGTCAAACACAATCCAAGCGACATGATGCTCATCTTTGGTAGATATTGTTCTCCCTAA